Proteins from a genomic interval of Candidatus Margulisiibacteriota bacterium:
- the coaBC gene encoding bifunctional phosphopantothenoylcysteine decarboxylase/phosphopantothenate--cysteine ligase CoaBC: MITKKKIIIGICGGIAAYKVASIVNNLIKNNNQVQVVMTKAATQLVNPNTFRALSRLPVITELFADSDEPVPHISLADEYDALVVIPATANMIAKAAHGIADDALSTLIVSFHKPVLFVPAMNTKMWDNPIVRRNVDILRQNNYSVLEPESGYLACGTYGAGRLPDDSRILLSINNLFSQKDLTGKMILITSGGTREYIDDVRFISNASSGKMGLALVQEALSRGARVVLVSTIPVAVVSDQLTVLNVTTADEMFRVVDEQFSACDVFIAAAAVADFKIKNVVEGKIKKDQLLDGTMNLTLIPNPDILKNMGEKKAVSQVLVGFCLESCDLITNAYKKLEAKHCDLIIANSPEAIGAECSEIVILTGSSSDKYHADKQELAKIIFDQIINKL, translated from the coding sequence ATGATAACAAAGAAAAAAATAATTATCGGGATTTGTGGCGGAATAGCAGCTTATAAAGTGGCCTCCATCGTAAACAACCTGATAAAAAACAATAACCAGGTCCAGGTCGTAATGACTAAGGCCGCTACGCAACTAGTTAATCCAAATACATTTAGAGCATTGTCCAGATTACCTGTAATCACTGAACTTTTTGCTGATTCTGATGAACCGGTCCCTCATATCTCGTTAGCTGATGAGTATGATGCTCTGGTCGTTATACCTGCAACCGCTAATATGATTGCCAAAGCAGCTCACGGGATTGCTGATGATGCTCTTTCAACTTTGATCGTGTCTTTTCATAAACCGGTACTATTTGTTCCAGCCATGAACACTAAAATGTGGGATAATCCAATTGTCCGACGTAATGTCGATATTTTGAGACAGAATAATTATTCTGTTCTGGAACCTGAGAGCGGTTATCTGGCCTGTGGAACTTATGGCGCCGGGCGGCTTCCTGATGATAGCCGGATACTGTTGTCAATTAATAACCTGTTCTCGCAAAAAGATCTAACAGGGAAGATGATCCTTATTACGTCGGGAGGAACCCGAGAATATATTGATGATGTACGATTTATAAGCAATGCTTCAAGCGGAAAAATGGGATTAGCATTGGTGCAAGAAGCCCTTAGTCGCGGTGCCCGGGTTGTCCTTGTGTCGACTATTCCTGTAGCTGTTGTATCCGATCAGTTGACAGTCCTTAATGTTACGACGGCAGATGAGATGTTCCGGGTTGTTGATGAACAATTTTCTGCATGCGATGTTTTTATAGCTGCGGCAGCAGTTGCTGATTTTAAGATTAAGAATGTTGTTGAGGGGAAGATAAAGAAAGATCAGTTACTTGATGGAACTATGAATTTAACGTTAATACCCAATCCTGATATCTTGAAAAATATGGGAGAGAAGAAGGCTGTGTCTCAGGTATTGGTTGGATTTTGCTTGGAGTCATGTGATCTAATCACGAATGCTTATAAGAAACTCGAAGCTAAACATTGTGACCTGATAATTGCTAACTCTCCCGAAGCAATCGGAGCTGAGTGTTCCGAAATTGTCATACTTACAGGTAGTAGTAGTGATAAGTACCATGCGGATAAACAGGAACTTGCTAAAATAATTTTTGATCAGATAATAAATAAGTTATGA
- the rpoZ gene encoding DNA-directed RNA polymerase subunit omega gives MTQTFSFDNLVKKFGNKFLLTTAVAKRAIQIKEGDSSMVDDNSSRPIIAAIQEFEDQKITMGISSRKEVNQSQAIFEEEDDFEEDEELKPEDKKKEVKKKKTKAI, from the coding sequence ATGACACAAACATTTTCATTTGATAATTTAGTAAAGAAATTTGGAAATAAGTTCTTATTAACGACAGCAGTTGCAAAGAGGGCTATCCAGATTAAAGAGGGCGATAGTTCAATGGTCGACGACAACTCGTCCAGACCGATTATTGCTGCTATACAAGAGTTTGAAGATCAAAAGATTACGATGGGAATTTCATCGAGAAAAGAAGTTAATCAGAGCCAGGCGATATTTGAAGAAGAAGATGACTTCGAAGAAGATGAAGAACTCAAACCCGAAGATAAGAAAAAAGAAGTAAAAAAGAAAAAAACAAAAGCCATTTAA
- a CDS encoding guanylate kinase: protein MTGFLVVIAGPSGVGKGTIVKKLVSEVSQLSLSISSTTRASRDGEINGREYFFLSDEEFSRKVEQGEFLEWADVHGKRYGTDSAYVLKQIHEGNIVILEIDVQGADHLRTQKLDTVTIFLTPPSMAELEKRLRERKTEAEDKVQSRLRVAQEELYEKDKFEYIVENNDIVETTEKIKSIIQSERRKRFK from the coding sequence ATGACAGGATTTCTAGTCGTAATAGCAGGCCCGTCCGGAGTAGGTAAAGGTACGATTGTTAAAAAGCTAGTCAGCGAAGTTAGCCAACTCTCGCTGTCGATATCCTCGACTACAAGAGCATCTCGTGACGGAGAAATTAATGGGCGTGAATATTTCTTTTTGTCTGATGAGGAGTTCTCAAGGAAAGTTGAGCAGGGAGAGTTTCTTGAGTGGGCTGATGTGCATGGGAAACGATATGGGACAGATTCGGCATATGTATTAAAGCAGATACATGAGGGTAATATAGTAATTTTAGAAATTGATGTTCAAGGAGCCGACCATCTTCGCACTCAAAAGTTGGATACGGTAACAATTTTTTTGACTCCACCCAGTATGGCTGAGTTGGAAAAGAGACTGAGAGAACGAAAAACCGAAGCGGAAGATAAGGTACAGTCACGACTCCGGGTAGCACAGGAAGAGTTATACGAGAAAGATAAGTTTGAATATATTGTTGAAAATAATGACATTGTTGAAACGACAGAAAAAATCAAGTCGATAATTCAATCCGAAAGGAGGAAAAGATTTAAATGA
- the priA gene encoding primosomal protein N' codes for MTSFVNVLLAQNTDRLFTYKVPPHLDTTVAVGNTIVISFRNRSMQAFVVEFTNEPDYENIKDIVSVLDLPLVFTKDQVQIAHTISDYYLCSFLSALYLFLPPGMDKRDKKINQEKVKFVSFNMPVHAVNNFVKEYESNQRTSQMAQVLKSIMLAGGTIPLSDLPKSSSLRTLIKKNIITIEDVLVSRMPENAGKSIGQGIAHGLDLTGDQHKVITEIIESSKDFFLLHGVTGSGKTEVYLRVIEHVLSQGKSAIVLVPEISLTPQTLARFYSRFSTQVAVIHSSLTPKERRRQWLKIQSGECRIVVGARSALFSPLRDLGAIIIDEEHESSYKQDSTPRYHAVTVAGWMAKQVGAKLILGSATPALERYYFAQKGVIEKLSMPSKVKPTAPSEIVVVDMRKEQESGNHGSFSKEMVHHIQDTLKNGEQIMLLLNRRGFAPFVICKTCGHKLVCPHCEVTLTLHNDNVLYCHYCGYKAANKPLCPQCQSIFFRYSGVGTQKIEQELASFFPNIRVLRMDRDSTRTIGSLEAILSRFSAGEADILIGTQMIAKGHDFDNVGLVGVISADVALNLPDFRAAERTYTLLSQVAGRTGRRGKAGKVVVQTYNPDNYSISLLLENNYQKFYDEEIMFRQALDYPPFARLCRIIMQAHSQKALSELAEKIDKYLEINRFEDLQIFGPMPAPISKIAAKYRWHIIIKSKSIHSIQKVVKSLKLIFVEYEKSIKWLIDVDPANIL; via the coding sequence ATGACTTCTTTTGTAAACGTGCTTCTCGCACAAAATACCGATCGGCTATTTACTTATAAAGTACCCCCACACCTGGATACTACTGTTGCAGTTGGCAATACGATTGTAATATCCTTTCGAAATAGATCAATGCAAGCTTTTGTTGTTGAATTTACAAACGAACCTGATTATGAAAATATCAAAGACATTGTTTCTGTCTTAGACCTTCCTCTTGTATTTACCAAGGATCAAGTACAAATCGCTCATACTATTTCCGACTATTATCTCTGTAGCTTTTTGTCAGCGCTTTATCTTTTTCTTCCTCCCGGGATGGACAAACGTGATAAGAAAATAAATCAAGAAAAAGTAAAGTTCGTATCCTTTAATATGCCGGTTCATGCAGTTAACAACTTCGTAAAAGAGTATGAAAGCAACCAGCGGACATCACAGATGGCGCAGGTATTGAAATCGATAATGCTGGCAGGCGGAACTATCCCATTGTCCGATCTCCCGAAGAGTTCGTCGCTACGAACTTTAATCAAGAAAAATATTATAACTATCGAGGATGTTTTGGTTTCGAGAATGCCTGAGAATGCTGGAAAAAGCATAGGGCAGGGCATAGCTCACGGCCTTGATTTGACTGGAGACCAGCATAAGGTTATTACTGAGATTATCGAATCATCGAAAGACTTTTTTTTGCTTCATGGAGTAACGGGAAGCGGGAAGACAGAAGTTTATCTGCGGGTTATTGAGCACGTTCTGTCGCAGGGGAAATCAGCTATCGTTCTTGTCCCGGAAATTTCACTTACACCACAGACATTAGCTCGATTTTATAGCCGGTTTAGTACACAAGTGGCTGTTATTCACAGCTCACTAACGCCTAAAGAAAGACGAAGGCAGTGGCTTAAGATACAAAGCGGGGAATGCCGTATCGTTGTCGGTGCCAGGTCTGCTTTATTTTCTCCGCTACGGGATCTTGGAGCAATCATCATTGATGAAGAACATGAATCATCATATAAGCAGGATTCAACACCCCGCTATCACGCGGTGACCGTTGCAGGATGGATGGCCAAGCAAGTCGGCGCTAAATTGATACTCGGTTCAGCAACGCCTGCGCTTGAGAGATACTACTTTGCGCAAAAAGGGGTCATCGAAAAGTTATCAATGCCCAGCAAAGTGAAACCTACCGCTCCCTCCGAAATAGTTGTCGTCGATATGCGAAAAGAGCAGGAATCCGGGAATCATGGCAGTTTCAGTAAGGAGATGGTTCATCATATCCAGGACACCCTGAAAAATGGCGAGCAGATAATGCTGTTGCTTAACAGAAGAGGGTTCGCTCCGTTTGTTATCTGTAAAACCTGTGGTCATAAGCTGGTTTGTCCTCACTGTGAGGTAACGTTAACACTTCATAATGATAACGTACTTTATTGCCACTATTGTGGATACAAAGCAGCAAATAAACCGCTATGTCCTCAATGCCAAAGCATTTTTTTTCGCTATTCCGGTGTTGGCACTCAAAAGATTGAGCAGGAGCTTGCATCGTTTTTCCCGAATATCAGAGTTCTCCGTATGGACCGGGATTCTACCAGAACAATCGGGTCTCTCGAAGCTATTCTGTCGAGGTTTTCTGCCGGTGAGGCAGATATCCTTATCGGTACCCAGATGATTGCAAAAGGACATGATTTTGATAATGTTGGGCTTGTGGGGGTTATATCTGCCGATGTTGCACTTAACCTGCCGGACTTCAGAGCCGCTGAGAGGACGTATACCTTACTCTCGCAAGTTGCCGGAAGGACAGGGCGAAGAGGGAAGGCCGGAAAGGTTGTTGTTCAGACCTATAATCCGGACAATTATTCTATTTCCCTGTTACTAGAAAATAACTATCAAAAGTTTTATGACGAGGAAATAATGTTCAGACAGGCGTTAGACTATCCGCCTTTTGCCAGGTTGTGCAGAATAATTATGCAGGCGCATTCGCAAAAAGCATTAAGTGAATTGGCTGAAAAGATCGATAAATATCTAGAAATAAACAGGTTTGAAGACTTACAGATTTTTGGCCCTATGCCGGCCCCGATTTCGAAGATAGCTGCAAAATACCGATGGCATATCATTATTAAAAGTAAAAGTATACATAGTATTCAAAAAGTTGTAAAATCGTTAAAACTGATATTTGTAGAGTATGAAAAGTCGATAAAGTGGCTTATTGATGTAGATCCTGCAAATATATTATAA
- a CDS encoding MarC family protein gives MDSFWLSFVPIFVAVDVIGLLPLFMALTEGLSQAQKHRIVLQSVVTATIVTILFILVGKFVLKLLNITSADFMIAGGSLLFLLSVNDLLILANKRQLVDTESVGAVPLGVPLLAGPALLTTTLILIDQYGIVMTIISTIANIVVAGIVFWSSASIDRILGKNGAKTISKLSSLLLAAIGVMMIRKGIMYFL, from the coding sequence ATGGATAGTTTTTGGTTAAGCTTTGTCCCTATATTTGTTGCGGTTGATGTTATTGGACTGCTACCGTTGTTCATGGCTCTGACCGAAGGATTATCTCAAGCTCAGAAGCATAGAATTGTTCTACAGTCGGTTGTGACTGCGACAATAGTCACAATACTATTTATCCTTGTAGGTAAATTTGTTTTGAAACTGCTTAACATAACTTCGGCCGATTTTATGATAGCCGGAGGATCCCTTCTTTTTCTGTTATCAGTTAATGATTTGCTGATATTGGCGAATAAGCGGCAGCTAGTTGATACTGAAAGCGTCGGTGCCGTACCTCTTGGAGTTCCCCTGCTAGCCGGACCGGCCTTGCTTACAACTACTCTTATTCTGATTGATCAGTATGGCATAGTGATGACAATTATCTCTACTATTGCGAATATTGTTGTTGCTGGAATTGTGTTTTGGTCTTCAGCATCCATAGATCGCATTCTAGGTAAGAATGGGGCTAAAACGATATCAAAATTATCGAGCCTGTTGCTGGCTGCAATAGGCGTTATGATGATAAGGAAAGGAATAATGTACTTTTTGTGA
- a CDS encoding methionyl-tRNA formyltransferase — MIDIRANLRNNPLKRVLFMGTPDFAVSHLDILLNRGDEVIGVVTQPDKPAGRGHQYSPPPVKSKALTHHIPVYQPLNKSELESLVIYLNPDIIIVVAFGMLISNAIVNGFFCLNVHASLLPKYRGAAPIQYSILEGNSETGVSIMVIDEKMDTGPVILSKSISIDPTDNAGDLFDKLSVIGPEALSEALSLIRNKREKIDIIYQDEAKATYTKKLKKEDGKLDLSISPQEIVLKVRAMNPWPGAYVYVDDLLVKVIKAAVDDHGNIKILEVQPANKRKMTYDEYLRGNKPII; from the coding sequence ATGATTGATATCCGAGCTAATCTACGAAATAATCCTTTGAAGCGTGTCCTTTTTATGGGAACTCCTGACTTTGCTGTATCCCATCTTGATATCTTACTTAATAGGGGCGATGAAGTTATCGGTGTCGTAACCCAACCTGACAAGCCAGCCGGAAGAGGGCATCAGTATTCACCTCCACCAGTTAAGTCAAAAGCATTAACGCATCATATTCCTGTATACCAGCCACTTAATAAATCAGAACTCGAAAGTCTGGTAATCTATCTTAATCCTGATATCATTATTGTCGTGGCTTTTGGAATGCTCATCTCTAACGCGATAGTAAATGGCTTTTTTTGTTTAAATGTACATGCCTCATTACTTCCGAAATATCGGGGTGCAGCTCCCATCCAGTATTCAATTTTGGAAGGGAATAGCGAAACCGGAGTTTCAATTATGGTAATTGATGAAAAGATGGACACCGGTCCTGTTATCCTGTCTAAGTCAATATCAATTGATCCGACGGATAACGCGGGAGACTTGTTCGACAAATTGTCGGTTATTGGTCCTGAGGCATTAAGTGAAGCGTTATCTTTGATTCGTAATAAACGAGAGAAAATCGATATTATTTATCAAGATGAAGCTAAAGCTACGTATACTAAAAAACTTAAGAAAGAAGACGGAAAGCTTGATCTTTCAATCTCTCCGCAGGAAATAGTTCTAAAAGTAAGGGCTATGAACCCCTGGCCGGGAGCTTATGTGTACGTTGATGATCTGCTTGTCAAAGTTATCAAAGCGGCGGTTGATGATCATGGTAATATAAAGATACTTGAAGTACAACCTGCCAATAAGCGTAAGATGACCTATGACGAGTACCTGCGCGGGAATAAGCCTATTATTTAG
- the def gene encoding peptide deformylase — translation MTRLHIVPQEDPLIRKKSKAIDRITPELKSLAKDMLETMYSASGVGLAAVQVGFLQRMVVIDVSENRNEPLVLINPRIVSSSGKVPSKEGCLSVQGIEGVVARKERVVVKARNIDNVAITFEADGLFAICLQHEIDHLEGVLFIDRLIDSQHEQKQ, via the coding sequence ATGACCCGACTGCACATTGTTCCACAAGAAGATCCATTAATCAGGAAGAAGTCAAAAGCTATTGATAGAATAACTCCTGAGCTAAAGTCTTTGGCAAAAGATATGTTAGAAACGATGTATAGTGCCTCAGGAGTTGGCTTGGCTGCTGTTCAAGTTGGCTTTTTGCAGAGGATGGTTGTTATCGATGTATCCGAAAACAGAAACGAGCCTTTGGTCTTAATTAATCCCAGGATTGTCTCAAGTTCCGGAAAAGTTCCCAGCAAAGAAGGCTGTCTTTCAGTTCAAGGAATTGAAGGAGTTGTCGCTCGCAAAGAGAGAGTAGTTGTTAAGGCCCGGAATATTGATAATGTTGCGATAACGTTTGAAGCGGACGGATTATTTGCTATCTGTCTACAGCATGAGATTGATCACCTTGAAGGTGTTTTGTTTATTGACCGATTAATTGATAGTCAACATGAGCAGAAGCAGTAA